In a single window of the Allobranchiibius huperziae genome:
- a CDS encoding formimidoylglutamate deiminase yields the protein MIAYWAAHALLPTGLAADVRFDIDDGRFTAVLPGQPQGDAHRLPGVVLPGLANCHSHAFHRALRGRTHTGGGTFWTWRDGMYDVAAQLDPDSYLRLARATYAEMALAGITSVGEFHYLHHAPGGRPYDDPNAMGEALRQAARDAGVRLTLLDTCYLAGGLTDDGHEPLNPEQLRFGDGDVEAWADRMRALREDDNTRIGSAIHSVRAVPSEAIPTVVAATGDRPLHAHLSEQRAENDTCVRYYGVTPTRLLHDGGALTARTTAVHATHLTQDDIALLGEAKTTACFCPTTERDLADGIGPARRLSDAGAPLSLGSDQHAVIDLFEEVRALEMHERLMSHERGRFTLTGLHQALVAHGSLAWPDAGALARGMRADLVAAATDSARTAGSDPAQIVYSATAADVHTVIRDGEMVVEGGRHVLGDVGTLLAEAIDPLWEGLA from the coding sequence ATGATCGCCTACTGGGCGGCGCACGCGCTGCTGCCGACCGGGCTGGCCGCCGACGTCCGCTTCGACATCGACGACGGCCGCTTCACCGCGGTGTTGCCGGGTCAGCCACAGGGCGACGCTCACCGGCTGCCCGGTGTGGTGCTGCCGGGTCTCGCGAACTGCCACAGCCACGCGTTCCACCGCGCGTTGCGAGGGCGCACCCACACCGGTGGCGGGACCTTCTGGACCTGGCGTGACGGCATGTACGACGTTGCGGCGCAACTGGATCCGGACAGCTACCTCCGGCTGGCGCGAGCGACGTACGCCGAGATGGCACTTGCCGGAATCACGAGCGTGGGGGAGTTCCACTACCTGCACCACGCGCCGGGCGGTCGCCCCTACGACGACCCCAACGCGATGGGTGAGGCGTTGCGGCAGGCCGCCCGCGACGCCGGCGTCCGCCTCACGCTGCTCGACACGTGCTACCTCGCCGGTGGATTGACCGACGACGGACACGAGCCGCTGAACCCCGAGCAACTGCGCTTCGGCGACGGGGACGTCGAGGCCTGGGCCGACCGCATGCGGGCGTTGCGCGAGGACGACAACACCCGGATCGGGTCTGCCATCCACTCCGTACGGGCCGTGCCCAGCGAGGCCATCCCGACCGTGGTGGCCGCCACCGGTGACCGGCCGCTGCACGCGCATCTTTCCGAGCAACGTGCCGAGAACGACACGTGCGTGCGGTATTACGGCGTGACGCCGACCCGGTTGCTGCACGATGGCGGCGCTCTGACGGCACGTACGACCGCCGTGCACGCCACCCATCTGACCCAGGACGACATCGCCCTGCTGGGGGAGGCGAAGACCACAGCGTGCTTCTGCCCCACCACAGAACGCGACCTGGCCGACGGCATCGGCCCGGCCCGCAGACTCAGTGACGCTGGGGCGCCGCTCAGCCTGGGCAGCGATCAGCACGCGGTGATCGATCTCTTCGAGGAGGTGCGGGCGCTGGAGATGCACGAGCGCCTGATGTCCCACGAACGCGGCCGTTTCACTCTGACGGGACTGCACCAGGCCCTCGTCGCCCACGGGAGTCTGGCGTGGCCCGACGCGGGTGCGCTCGCGCGGGGAATGCGAGCCGATCTCGTTGCCGCGGCGACGGACTCGGCGCGTACGGCCGGTTCGGATCCTGCGCAGATCGTCTACTCGGCCACGGCAGCCGACGTGCACACCGTCATCCGCGACGGGGAGATGGTCGTCGAAGGCGGCCGGCACGTGCTGGGTGACGTCGGAACCCTCCTCGCCGAGGCCATCGACCCGCTCTGGGAGGGACTCGCATGA
- a CDS encoding allantoate amidohydrolase, producing MWADLQPVGRVSSGGYRRFAWTREDHTLREWFAGECTARGLDLVEDRMGNQWAWWGDPDATPGVVAGSHLDSVPDGGAYDGPLGVVSALAAVDALRDSGFQPSRPIGVVNFGDEEGARFGVACAGSRVITGELDADRALRLTDADGVTMGEALKRAGRPASIGRDEDAVRRIGSFVELHVEQGRAMADADRYDQDHAAVAIGTDIWPHGRWRLDFAGIANHAGTTRLEDRHDAMLACATAVAEARGLAEKHGCVATIGKLQVEPNGVNAIPSHVTAWLDARGADEAAVLAMVEELSERAAADVSRESWTPTTAFDTSLAGRLHNILGDVPMLGTGAGHDAGILSNAGVSTAMLFVRNPTGVSHSPEEFAEQADCHVGVRALTAVLQDLAG from the coding sequence ATGTGGGCCGACCTGCAGCCGGTCGGCCGGGTCTCCTCCGGCGGATACCGGCGGTTCGCGTGGACCCGTGAGGACCACACCCTGCGCGAGTGGTTCGCGGGCGAGTGCACGGCGCGCGGACTGGACCTGGTCGAGGACCGGATGGGCAACCAGTGGGCGTGGTGGGGCGATCCCGACGCCACACCGGGGGTCGTCGCAGGCTCTCACCTGGACTCCGTGCCGGACGGCGGCGCGTACGACGGCCCGCTCGGTGTCGTCAGCGCCCTCGCTGCGGTGGATGCGTTACGGGACAGCGGCTTCCAACCCAGTCGTCCGATCGGGGTCGTCAACTTCGGCGACGAGGAGGGCGCCCGCTTCGGGGTTGCCTGCGCCGGGTCCCGGGTCATCACCGGCGAGCTCGATGCCGACCGGGCGCTCCGCCTCACCGACGCCGACGGGGTCACCATGGGGGAGGCGCTGAAGCGGGCCGGACGACCCGCCTCGATCGGCAGGGACGAGGACGCCGTACGCCGGATCGGCAGCTTCGTGGAGCTGCACGTCGAGCAGGGCCGGGCGATGGCCGACGCCGACCGTTACGACCAGGACCACGCAGCCGTGGCGATCGGCACCGACATCTGGCCGCACGGTCGCTGGCGGCTCGACTTCGCGGGCATCGCCAACCACGCGGGTACGACCCGTCTGGAGGACCGGCACGACGCGATGCTCGCGTGCGCGACGGCCGTTGCCGAGGCGCGGGGCCTGGCCGAGAAGCACGGCTGCGTCGCGACGATCGGCAAGCTGCAGGTCGAACCCAACGGAGTCAACGCCATCCCCTCGCACGTGACGGCCTGGCTCGACGCCCGCGGTGCCGACGAGGCGGCCGTCCTGGCGATGGTCGAGGAGCTGTCGGAGCGAGCCGCTGCCGACGTGAGCCGCGAGTCGTGGACGCCCACCACGGCGTTCGACACGTCGTTGGCGGGTCGGCTGCACAACATCCTCGGTGACGTGCCCATGCTCGGCACGGGCGCCGGACATGACGCGGGCATCCTCTCCAATGCGGGCGTCAGCACCGCGATGCTCTTCGTCCGCAACCCCACCGGCGTCTCGCACTCGCCGGAGGAGTTCGCCGAACAGGCCGACTGTCACGTCGGCGTACGCGCCCTCACCGCCGTCCTGCAGGACCTGGCCGGATGA
- the hutU gene encoding urocanate hydratase, translating into MEGARPVRAPRGTTLSARSWSTEAPMRMLMNNLDPEVAERPDDLVVYGGTGRAARDWRSFDAIVRTLQTLREDETMLVQSGRPVGVMQTHEWAPRVLIANSNLVPDWATWPEFRRLEHLGLTMYGQMTAGSWIYIGTQGIVQGTYETFAAVAEKRFGGTLAGTLTLTGGCGGMGGAQPLAVTLNDGVCLIVDVDETRLRRRVDHRYLDEVADDLDDAVAKALAAKRARRAYSVGVVGNAAVVFPELLRRGVEIDIVTDQTSAHDPLSYLPDDVELGDWHDYADKKPEDFTDRARASMARQVKAMVEFQDAGAEVFDYGNSIRDEARLGGYDRAFEFPGFVPAYIRPLFCEGKGPFRWVALSGDPKDIYATDKAVMDLFPDNDRLQKWMRGAKEKIAFQGLPARICWLGYGERDKAGLAINDLVASGEVSAPIVIGRDHLDCGSVASPYRETEAMADGSDAIADWPLLNAMVNTASGASWVSIHHGGGVGIGRSQHAGQVTVADGTALAAEKLRRVLTNDPGMGVIRHVDAGYGRAEEVAQARGVRVPMREG; encoded by the coding sequence ATGGAAGGCGCACGCCCGGTCCGCGCACCTCGCGGCACGACTCTCTCCGCACGGTCCTGGTCGACCGAGGCACCCATGCGGATGCTGATGAACAACCTCGACCCGGAGGTCGCCGAACGCCCCGACGACCTGGTCGTCTACGGCGGCACCGGCCGCGCCGCCCGCGACTGGCGGTCCTTCGACGCCATCGTGCGCACCCTGCAGACACTGCGCGAGGACGAGACCATGCTCGTGCAGTCCGGCCGACCGGTCGGGGTCATGCAGACCCACGAGTGGGCGCCGCGCGTGCTCATCGCCAACTCCAACCTCGTCCCCGACTGGGCGACCTGGCCGGAGTTCCGTCGCCTGGAGCACCTCGGCCTCACGATGTACGGGCAGATGACCGCGGGATCCTGGATCTACATCGGCACCCAGGGCATCGTCCAGGGCACCTACGAGACCTTCGCGGCGGTGGCCGAGAAGCGTTTCGGCGGCACCCTGGCGGGCACGCTCACCTTGACCGGTGGCTGCGGTGGGATGGGTGGCGCTCAACCACTGGCTGTCACATTGAACGACGGTGTGTGTCTGATCGTCGACGTCGACGAGACGCGGCTGCGACGCCGCGTGGATCACCGCTACCTCGACGAGGTCGCCGACGACCTCGACGACGCGGTCGCGAAGGCGTTGGCCGCTAAGCGAGCCCGCCGTGCGTACTCCGTGGGCGTGGTGGGCAACGCGGCTGTGGTCTTCCCTGAGCTGCTCCGTCGCGGAGTGGAGATCGACATCGTCACCGACCAGACGAGCGCTCACGACCCGCTCTCCTACCTCCCGGACGACGTCGAACTCGGCGACTGGCACGACTACGCCGACAAGAAGCCCGAGGACTTCACCGACCGAGCCCGCGCGTCGATGGCGCGCCAGGTCAAGGCCATGGTGGAGTTCCAGGACGCGGGCGCCGAGGTCTTCGACTACGGCAACTCGATCCGCGACGAGGCCCGACTCGGCGGGTACGACCGGGCGTTCGAGTTCCCGGGTTTCGTGCCGGCGTACATCCGGCCGCTGTTCTGCGAGGGCAAGGGCCCGTTCCGCTGGGTCGCGCTCAGCGGCGACCCGAAGGACATCTACGCGACCGACAAGGCCGTGATGGACCTCTTCCCCGACAACGACCGCCTGCAGAAGTGGATGCGCGGCGCGAAGGAGAAGATCGCCTTCCAGGGGCTGCCCGCGCGGATCTGCTGGCTGGGGTACGGCGAGCGCGACAAGGCGGGCCTCGCCATCAACGACCTCGTCGCCAGTGGTGAGGTGTCTGCGCCGATCGTCATCGGTCGCGACCACCTCGACTGCGGCTCGGTCGCGTCGCCCTATCGCGAAACCGAAGCGATGGCAGACGGATCCGACGCGATCGCCGACTGGCCGCTGCTCAACGCGATGGTCAACACCGCGTCCGGTGCCAGCTGGGTGTCCATCCACCACGGTGGCGGCGTCGGGATCGGCCGTTCGCAGCACGCCGGTCAGGTGACCGTCGCCGACGGCACCGCGCTGGCTGCCGAGAAGCTGCGCCGGGTGCTGACCAACGACCCGGGCATGGGCGTCATCCGGCACGTCGATGCGGGCTACGGCCGAGCGGAAGAGGTCGCGCAGGCCCGCGGCGTGCGCGTGCCGATGCGCGAGGGCTGA
- the hutH gene encoding histidine ammonia-lyase, producing the protein MTDTAVEQDTQNVVEVGIGPLTIEQVVDVARGGAAIRLSEESLAEVRASRSIIDRLADDTIPHYGISTGFGALATKHIPLEQRRQLQRSLIRSHAAGSGPEVEREVVRATMLLRISTLATGRTGIREETLTAYVAMLNAGITPVVHEYGSLGCSGDLAPLAHCALALMGEGPVRDAAGNVKDAGEALAEAGIDPVELQEKEGLALINGTDGMLGMLCMAIVDLRLLLTTVDISAAMSVEGLLGTDDVFAADLHALRPHTGQELSAANLRIVLADSEIRESHRDPAACTRVQDAYSLRCAPQVAGAARDTLAHAELIASRELAAAVDNPVVTIDGRVESNGNFHGAPVAYVLDFLAIVIADVASMSERRTDRFLDPARNAGLHAFLADDPGVDSGYMIAQYTQAAIVSELKRLASPASVDSIPSSAMQEDHVSMGWSAGRKLRRSLDGLTRVLAIEMLTAARGIALRAPLTSSPGTAAVVRALPGPGPDRFLAPDIEAAVQLVGSGDAVRHAEGVVGRLA; encoded by the coding sequence ATGACGGACACCGCAGTCGAGCAGGACACCCAGAACGTGGTGGAGGTCGGCATCGGTCCGCTCACCATCGAGCAGGTCGTCGACGTGGCGCGAGGGGGCGCGGCCATCCGCCTCAGCGAGGAGTCGCTCGCCGAGGTGCGCGCCAGCCGATCCATCATCGACCGGCTGGCCGACGACACCATCCCGCACTACGGCATCTCCACCGGTTTCGGCGCGCTGGCGACCAAGCACATCCCGCTGGAGCAGCGCAGACAGTTGCAGCGCAGCCTGATCCGCTCACATGCGGCGGGATCCGGGCCCGAGGTCGAGCGTGAGGTCGTGCGCGCCACGATGCTGCTGCGCATCTCCACACTCGCCACGGGCCGCACCGGCATCCGCGAGGAGACGCTGACGGCGTACGTCGCGATGCTGAACGCCGGGATCACTCCGGTCGTGCACGAGTACGGCTCCCTCGGCTGCTCCGGTGACCTCGCGCCCCTGGCGCACTGCGCGCTCGCCCTGATGGGCGAGGGTCCGGTGCGCGATGCCGCCGGCAACGTCAAGGACGCCGGCGAGGCGCTCGCCGAGGCCGGCATCGATCCGGTCGAGCTGCAGGAGAAGGAGGGGTTGGCGCTCATCAACGGCACCGACGGGATGCTCGGGATGCTGTGCATGGCGATCGTCGACCTGCGCCTCCTGCTCACCACCGTCGACATCTCCGCCGCGATGAGCGTCGAGGGGCTGCTCGGCACCGACGACGTCTTCGCCGCCGACCTGCACGCGCTCCGTCCCCACACCGGGCAGGAGCTCAGCGCCGCGAACCTGCGGATCGTGCTCGCCGACAGCGAGATCCGCGAGAGCCACCGCGACCCGGCGGCGTGCACGAGGGTCCAGGACGCGTACTCGCTGCGCTGCGCACCGCAGGTGGCCGGGGCTGCGCGCGACACCCTGGCGCACGCCGAGCTGATCGCCTCCCGTGAGCTCGCCGCTGCCGTCGACAACCCGGTCGTGACGATCGACGGCCGGGTGGAGTCCAACGGCAACTTCCACGGCGCACCGGTCGCCTACGTGCTCGACTTCCTCGCGATCGTGATCGCCGACGTCGCGTCGATGAGCGAACGGCGCACCGACCGCTTCCTGGACCCGGCGCGCAACGCCGGCCTGCACGCGTTCCTCGCCGACGACCCCGGCGTGGACTCGGGTTACATGATCGCCCAGTACACCCAGGCGGCGATCGTCTCCGAGCTGAAACGGCTCGCGTCACCGGCCAGCGTCGACTCGATCCCGTCGAGCGCGATGCAGGAGGACCACGTGTCGATGGGGTGGTCCGCGGGCCGCAAGCTGCGGCGCTCGCTCGACGGCCTCACCCGGGTGCTCGCCATCGAGATGCTCACGGCCGCACGGGGAATCGCGCTGCGTGCACCTCTCACATCCTCGCCCGGTACGGCGGCCGTCGTTCGCGCGTTGCCCGGGCCCGGTCCCGACCGTTTCCTCGCCCCCGACATCGAGGCCGCGGTGCAGCTGGTGGGCTCCGGCGACGCGGTGCGGCACGCTGAGGGCGTCGTCGGGAGACTCGCGTGA